In the Puntigrus tetrazona isolate hp1 chromosome 9, ASM1883169v1, whole genome shotgun sequence genome, one interval contains:
- the zgc:101559 gene encoding ras-related protein Rab-33B-like — MSKGHGSSREDLVLTLSRYFPSIGAMAIENTTGNNDFATIYTRDGLANDSCQEYDSAQARVFKIIVIGDSNVGKTCLTYRFCGGKFLQNPEATIGVDFRERTLQLDGENIKLQIWDTAGQERFRKSMVEHYYRNVHAIIFVYDVTSLASFESLPEWIEECSRHSVPPMVPRILVGNKCDLREAREVSTFLAQRLADSYNFPLFETSARDPAEKEHVDAIFLTLAYRLKNHKPLRLKQPSESSFLQLAGGQEQSSPCLC; from the exons atgagcaaaGGTCACGGAAGTTCACGCGAAGATCTCGTTCTTACCCTCTCGCGATATTTCCCGAGTATCGGAGCTATGGCAATAGAAAACACAACGGGCAACAATGATTTCGCGACGATTTACACAAGAGACGGTCTGGCCAATGACTCGTGCCAGGAATATGACAGTGCCCAAGCAAGGGTGTTTAAAATAATCGTCATCGGGGATTCAAATGTCGGAAAGACGTGTCTGACTTACCGCTTCTGCGGTGGTAAATTTCTCCAAAACCCCGAGGCTACGATCGGAGTGGATTTCAGGGAGAGAACCCTGCAACTTGATGGAGAAAACATAAAG CTGCAGATCTGGGACACGGCGGGACAGGAGCGCTTCAGGAAGAGCATGGTGGAGCATTACTACCGAAACGTCCACGCCATCATCTTTGTGTACGACGTGACCAGCCTGGCTTCATTCGAGAGCCTGCCGGAGTGGATCGAGGAGTGCAGCCGCCACTCGGTCCCTCCCATGGTCCCCCGCATCCTAGTGGGGAACAAATGTGACTTAAGGGAGGCGAGAGAGGTGTCCACGTTCTTAGCTCAGCGGCTGGCTGACAGCTACAACTTCCCGCTTTTCGAGACGTCTGCGAGAGACCCTGCGGAAAAAGAGCACGTGGACGCCATTTTCCTCACGCTGGCCTACAGGCTGAAGAATCACAAACCGCTGAGACTGAAACAGCCGAGTGAGAGCAGCTTCTTGCAGCTCGCCGGAGGACAGGAGCAGAGCTCGCCCTGTCTATGCTAA
- the kbtbd7 gene encoding kelch repeat and BTB domain-containing protein 7, producing MASVNCFAGPEELEDAKHALSLMRELKLFYDAQLLVDVTIEVELDPDQSVSSSCTGKVFQCNRNVLAAASPYFKSMFTGGLHESTQRSVTIRDVDAHSMGLIIDYCYTGKVTITEGNVQRLYAAANMLQLEYIRQACANFMTRRLDLSNCAGILKFADAFDNLELKSKAQAFIAKNFVQLSASVRELCELDLKQIEEILALDSLDVDCERKVCSFAMQWIESNPRAGAEDALRVLRCVRWSLFSEKDRVYLESLKAKPFMKKYLTNVLDGAGDEPSATISKSAHAAKQRIGKSAKEMVLFFGRPNEPFMCYDPYTDDIYSMASPAMNLTNQNFKRSPTETFLVCATPENNLYLASHLTKHFWVYNPLLNCWQELAERLLGRAHSYMGYLGGHLYIVGGRDPVSDARLKEVECYSIQRNQWGFAAPLPHSLGKMQVVTINERLYVVNKRRMLSYEPKKNLWLQRGSLKRSKLHKACVFQEQIVCLCDIPVVKAYNPARGEWRRIGDIPVDSSALGYQVVQHDGKLLLLTIAIVHHNKNRLVTHEYDPARDSWKNVATMFGSAFGSMSLSSRVYAACLGSGQSFVSEEDDDSGSSADWDFDGLTDADSDSGSSSSFSDENW from the coding sequence ATGGCTTCGGTGAACTGCTTCGCTGGTCCCGAGGAGCTCGAGGACGCGAAGCACGCTTTAAGTTTGATGAGAGAGCTGAAATTATTCTACGACGCGCAGCTGTTGGTCGACGTGACCATCGAAGTGGAGCTCGATCCGGATCAAAGCGTTTCCTCGAGCTGCACGGGGAAAGTTTTCCAGTGCAACCGAAACGTCCTGGCGGCGGCGAGCCCTTATTTCAAGAGCATGTTCACAGGAGGGCTTCACGAGAGCACCCAGAGAAGCGTCACCATTCGCGACGTGGACGCCCACTCGATGGGGCTCATAATCGATTATTGCTACACCGGCAAAGTGACAATCACCGAAGGCAACGTGCAAAGGCTTTACGCCGCCGCCAACATGCTGCAGCTGGAGTACATCCGGCAGGCGTGCGCCAACTTCATGACCAGAAGGCTGGACCTTTCTAACTGCGCAGGGATTTTGAAGTTCGCCGACGCTTTTGACAATCTGGAGCTGAAGAGCAAGGCTCAGGCGTTCATCGCCAAGAACTTCGTCCAGCTCAGCGCCAGCGTGAGGGAGCTTTGCGAGCTGGACCTGAAGCAGATCGAGGAGATCCTGGCGCTGGATTCTCTGGACGTCGACTGCGAGCGCAAAGTGTGTTCGTTTGCAATGCAGTGGATCGAGAGCAACCCGCGCGCGGGCGCCGAAGACGCGCTGCGGGTCCTCAGATGCGTGCGGTGGTCTTTATTTTCGGAGAAAGACAGGGTGTATCTAGAAAGCCTCAAAGCGAAGCCTTTCATGAAGAAATATCTCACGAACGTCCTCGACGGGGCCGGCGACGAGCCGAGCGCCACCATTTCGAAAAGCGCGCACGCCGCCAAACAAAGAATCGGCAAGAGCGCCAAAGAAATGGTGCTTTTCTTCGGAAGGCCGAACGAGCCTTTCATGTGCTACGATCCCTATACGGACGACATCTATTCCATGGCGTCTCCGGCCATGAACCTCACCAATCAGAACTTCAAACGCTCTCCTACGGAGACGTTTCTGGTCTGCGCCACGCCGGAGAACAATCTGTATCTCGCCTCGCACCTGACCAAGCACTTCTGGGTCTACAATCCTCTGTTAAATTGCTGGCAGGAGCTCGCGGAAAGACTTCTGGGACGGGCGCACTCCTACATGGGCTACCTCGGCGGGCATCTGTACATCGTGGGAGGCAGAGATCCCGTATCGGACGCCAGGCTCAAGGAAGTAGAATGCTACAGCATTCAGAGGAACCAATGGGGTTTTGCGGCCCCTTTGCCGCACTCTTTGGGAAAGATGCAGGTCGTGACGATAAACGAGCGGCTTTATGTGGTGAACAAGAGGAGGATGCTCAGCTACGAGCCCAAGAAAAACCTCTGGCTCCAGCGGGGCTCTCTGAAACGCAGCAAACTCCACAAAGCGTGCGTGTTTCAGGAGCAGATCGTGTGTTTGTGCGACATCCCCGTGGTCAAAGCCTACAACCCGGCCCGCGGGGAATGGAGGCGGATTGGAGACATCCCCGTCGACAGCAGCGCTCTCGGCTACCAGGTAGTGCAGCACGACGGCAAGCTGCTGCTCCTCACGATCGCGATAGTGCATCACAACAAGAACAGGCTCGTCACGCACGAATACGACCCCGCTCGAGACTCGTGGAAAAACGTGGCCACCATGTTCGGATCGGCGTTCGGATCCATGAGCCTCTCCAGCCGGGTTTACGCCGCCTGCTTGGGCTCCGGCCAGAGCTTCGTCTCGGAAGAGGACGATGACAGCGGCTCCAGCGCCGACTGGGATTTCGACGGATTGACCGACGCGGACTCGGACTCCGGCAGCTCAAGCTCATTTTCAGATGAAAATTGGTAG
- the wu:fc50b12 gene encoding p53-induced death domain-containing protein 1 isoform X2, whose translation MPNKAQEETAKQLGFEWTVLAFELGFTRSEVRQFHATSKEKRLQAQRMLESWYERSWDKPNKTKLLQDGLERAGRRDLAERLRCLHWGHQKLSRRVELPSAFPFIITVHKTIDNKDALSRINVLNRSYN comes from the exons ATGCCAAACAAGGCACAAGAG GAGACTGCTAAGCAGTTAGGGTTTGAGTGGACCGTTCTGGCGTTTGAGCTGGGATTCACCAGAAGCGAAGTCAGGCAGTTTCACGCCACGTCCAAAGAAAAGAGGCTTCAGGCTCAGAGAATGCTGGAGTCGTG GTACGAGCGCTCCTGGGACAAACCGAACAAAACCAAGCTCCTGCAGGACGGTCTGGAGCGGGCGGGCCGTCGAGATCTGGCCGAGAGGCTGCGCTGTCTGCACTGGGGTCACCAGAAGCTCAGCCGCAGAGTCGAGCTGCCCTCCGCCTTCCCCTTCATCATTACCGTCCACAAGACCATAGACAACAAGGACGCCTTGAGCAGGATTAATGTGCTTAATCGCAGTTACAACTAA
- the wu:fc50b12 gene encoding p53-induced death domain-containing protein 1 isoform X1, producing MPNKAQEDAVINMKSVQETAKQLGFEWTVLAFELGFTRSEVRQFHATSKEKRLQAQRMLESWYERSWDKPNKTKLLQDGLERAGRRDLAERLRCLHWGHQKLSRRVELPSAFPFIITVHKTIDNKDALSRINVLNRSYN from the exons ATGCCAAACAAGGCACAAGAG GATGCGGTGATCAATATGAAATCTGTGCAGGAGACTGCTAAGCAGTTAGGGTTTGAGTGGACCGTTCTGGCGTTTGAGCTGGGATTCACCAGAAGCGAAGTCAGGCAGTTTCACGCCACGTCCAAAGAAAAGAGGCTTCAGGCTCAGAGAATGCTGGAGTCGTG GTACGAGCGCTCCTGGGACAAACCGAACAAAACCAAGCTCCTGCAGGACGGTCTGGAGCGGGCGGGCCGTCGAGATCTGGCCGAGAGGCTGCGCTGTCTGCACTGGGGTCACCAGAAGCTCAGCCGCAGAGTCGAGCTGCCCTCCGCCTTCCCCTTCATCATTACCGTCCACAAGACCATAGACAACAAGGACGCCTTGAGCAGGATTAATGTGCTTAATCGCAGTTACAACTAA
- the slain1a gene encoding SLAIN motif-containing protein 1a isoform X1 produces the protein MLFSSMDGLLFNPQMMADVNGNSKIMNAELEVKKLQELVRKLERQNEQLRTRANAANNCTSSARLGPDTGNYRLSPSCAPSFGLSDEHYPYFHPQSATGAEEEEDATALDEVEVLDLLVVLPVDGESDYSWLYVSPKAKLFPHLLLSPLQWCRHVLDNPRPEVELAKRSLCYKLDQAKRWRGVLSSSVLYSPVDELSSLSSCSKPCTKPALTEQTDPPSPNHQKSLTGRNCSSLTERSPTFLYHTATQSNSHRPRPLSPQSSVDSELSVSELEDDSISMSYKLQDMTDVEVMARLQEESLRQEYASTAATATRRSASFSVHAGARRSMRMEAELEEEEEEEEYDQLSAPQPRLFRTSSMQRSTSHSQSLSGTLSCRRSPSTPQYLSGLSFQQLHMPSPSSATDSQSYRANADKLRRSMPNLIRAPSIPSVISVPNVPAPTAHVATPSSSLSLLRSSQSFDSHSGLTKIQSAIPSPGQLQQRVQSVGNFSTRPPLKATAYVSPTIQSATTMPSSVSLNSLPSSSIPLPGKPSAPSSGRSALPRPASFVGTSGASRSKIAQPMRSLLTPPKSVSALSALRDGSWRDGCY, from the exons ATGCTTTTCTCCTCAATGGACGGGCTATTGTTCAACCCGCAGATGATGGCGGACGTCAACGGCAACAGTAAGATAATGAACGCAGAGCTGGAGGTGAAAAAGCTCCAGGAGCTCGTGAGGAAACTGGAGAGGCAGAACGAGCAGCTCAGGACGAGGGCGAACGCCGCGAACAACTGCACCTCCAGCGCCCGTCTCGGCCCAGACACCGGGAATTACCGCCTTTCCCCCTCCTGTGCTCCGTCTTTCGGACTGTCGGACGAGCACTATCCGTATTTTCACCCGCAGTCGGCGACTGGtgctgaggaggaggaggatgctACTGCGCTGGACGAGGTGGAAGTGCTGGACCTTCTCGTTGTTCTTCCCGTCGACGGAGAGTCTGATTACAGCTG GTTGTACGTGTCTCCAAAAGCAAAGCTGTTTCCTCATCTTCTCCTCAGTCCTCTTCAGTGGTGCAGACATGTGCTGGACAACCCCAGACCAGAGGTGGAGTTAGCCAAACGCTCGCTGTGCTACAAACTGGACCAAG CCAAAAGATGGAGAGGCGTCCTCTCTTCGAGTGTCCTGTACAGTCCTGTAGATGAACTCTCTTCTTTAAGCAGCTGTTCTAAACCCTGTACTAAACCTGCACTAACTGAGCAAACAG ATCCGCCTTCGCCAAACCATCAGAAGTCTCTCACGGGGAGAAACTGCTCAAGCTTAACCGAAAGATCTCCCACATTCCTCTATCACACGGCTACACAAA GTAATAGTCACCGTCCAAGGCCTCTCAGTCCTCAGTCGTCCGTCGACAGTGAGCTCAGTGTCTCTGAGCTGGAGGACGACTCCATCTCTATGAGCTATAAGCTTCAGGACATGACTGATGTGGAGGTCATGGCACGACTGCAGGAGGAGA gtCTGCGTCAGGAGTACGCGAGCACCGCCGCCACAGCCACGCGCCGCAGTGCTAGTTTTTCGGTGCACGCAGGCGCCCGCAGGAGCATGAGGATGGAGGccgagctggaggaggaggaggaggaggaggagtacGATCAGCTGTCCGCTCCACAGCCGCGGCTCTTCCGGACGTCCTCCATGCAGCGCAGCACGTCCCACTCCCAGAGCCTCTCCGGCACTCTCTCGTGCCGCCGCAGCCCCTCCACGCCTCAGTACCTCAGCGGCCTGTCCTTCCAGCAGCTGCACATGCCCAGCCCCAGCTCAGCCACAGACTCCCAGAGCTACAGAGCCAACGCAG acaAGCTACGGAGGAGCATGCCAAACCTAATTCGAGCTCCCAGCATTCCCAGCGTCATCAGTGTGCCTAACGTCCCCGCTCCGACCGCTCACGTCGCCACGCCGTCCTCATCTTTGTCGTTACTCCGAAGCAGTCAGAGTTTTGATTCCCACAGTGGCCTGACCAAGATACAGTCCGCAA TTCCCTCTCCGGGCCAGTTACAGCAGCGAGTTCAGAGCGTGGGCAACTTCTCGACACGGCCTCCTCTGAAAGCCACGGCCTACGTGAGCCCCACCATCCAGAGTGCCACCACAATGCCTTCCTCTGTTAGCCTCAACTCTCTCCCCAGCAGCAGCATCCCTCTCCCCGGCAAACCCAGCGCCCCTTCCTCCGGTCGCAGCGCTCTACCTCGGCCTGCTTCCTTTGTTGGGACGAGCGGGGCCTCACGCAGTAAAATTGCCCAGCCCATGCGCAG TCTCCTGACCCCGCCGAAGAGCGTCTCTGCTCTGAGCGCCCTGCGTGACGGCAGCTGGAGGGACGGCTGCTATTAA
- the slain1a gene encoding SLAIN motif-containing protein 1a isoform X2 has translation MLFSSMDGLLFNPQMMADVNGNSKIMNAELEVKKLQELVRKLERQNEQLRTRANAANNCTSSARLGPDTGNYRLSPSCAPSFGLSDEHYPYFHPQSATGAEEEEDATALDEVEVLDLLVVLPVDGESDYSWLYVSPKAKLFPHLLLSPLQWCRHVLDNPRPEVELAKRSLCYKLDQDPPSPNHQKSLTGRNCSSLTERSPTFLYHTATQSNSHRPRPLSPQSSVDSELSVSELEDDSISMSYKLQDMTDVEVMARLQEESLRQEYASTAATATRRSASFSVHAGARRSMRMEAELEEEEEEEEYDQLSAPQPRLFRTSSMQRSTSHSQSLSGTLSCRRSPSTPQYLSGLSFQQLHMPSPSSATDSQSYRANADKLRRSMPNLIRAPSIPSVISVPNVPAPTAHVATPSSSLSLLRSSQSFDSHSGLTKIQSAIPSPGQLQQRVQSVGNFSTRPPLKATAYVSPTIQSATTMPSSVSLNSLPSSSIPLPGKPSAPSSGRSALPRPASFVGTSGASRSKIAQPMRSLLTPPKSVSALSALRDGSWRDGCY, from the exons ATGCTTTTCTCCTCAATGGACGGGCTATTGTTCAACCCGCAGATGATGGCGGACGTCAACGGCAACAGTAAGATAATGAACGCAGAGCTGGAGGTGAAAAAGCTCCAGGAGCTCGTGAGGAAACTGGAGAGGCAGAACGAGCAGCTCAGGACGAGGGCGAACGCCGCGAACAACTGCACCTCCAGCGCCCGTCTCGGCCCAGACACCGGGAATTACCGCCTTTCCCCCTCCTGTGCTCCGTCTTTCGGACTGTCGGACGAGCACTATCCGTATTTTCACCCGCAGTCGGCGACTGGtgctgaggaggaggaggatgctACTGCGCTGGACGAGGTGGAAGTGCTGGACCTTCTCGTTGTTCTTCCCGTCGACGGAGAGTCTGATTACAGCTG GTTGTACGTGTCTCCAAAAGCAAAGCTGTTTCCTCATCTTCTCCTCAGTCCTCTTCAGTGGTGCAGACATGTGCTGGACAACCCCAGACCAGAGGTGGAGTTAGCCAAACGCTCGCTGTGCTACAAACTGGACCAAG ATCCGCCTTCGCCAAACCATCAGAAGTCTCTCACGGGGAGAAACTGCTCAAGCTTAACCGAAAGATCTCCCACATTCCTCTATCACACGGCTACACAAA GTAATAGTCACCGTCCAAGGCCTCTCAGTCCTCAGTCGTCCGTCGACAGTGAGCTCAGTGTCTCTGAGCTGGAGGACGACTCCATCTCTATGAGCTATAAGCTTCAGGACATGACTGATGTGGAGGTCATGGCACGACTGCAGGAGGAGA gtCTGCGTCAGGAGTACGCGAGCACCGCCGCCACAGCCACGCGCCGCAGTGCTAGTTTTTCGGTGCACGCAGGCGCCCGCAGGAGCATGAGGATGGAGGccgagctggaggaggaggaggaggaggaggagtacGATCAGCTGTCCGCTCCACAGCCGCGGCTCTTCCGGACGTCCTCCATGCAGCGCAGCACGTCCCACTCCCAGAGCCTCTCCGGCACTCTCTCGTGCCGCCGCAGCCCCTCCACGCCTCAGTACCTCAGCGGCCTGTCCTTCCAGCAGCTGCACATGCCCAGCCCCAGCTCAGCCACAGACTCCCAGAGCTACAGAGCCAACGCAG acaAGCTACGGAGGAGCATGCCAAACCTAATTCGAGCTCCCAGCATTCCCAGCGTCATCAGTGTGCCTAACGTCCCCGCTCCGACCGCTCACGTCGCCACGCCGTCCTCATCTTTGTCGTTACTCCGAAGCAGTCAGAGTTTTGATTCCCACAGTGGCCTGACCAAGATACAGTCCGCAA TTCCCTCTCCGGGCCAGTTACAGCAGCGAGTTCAGAGCGTGGGCAACTTCTCGACACGGCCTCCTCTGAAAGCCACGGCCTACGTGAGCCCCACCATCCAGAGTGCCACCACAATGCCTTCCTCTGTTAGCCTCAACTCTCTCCCCAGCAGCAGCATCCCTCTCCCCGGCAAACCCAGCGCCCCTTCCTCCGGTCGCAGCGCTCTACCTCGGCCTGCTTCCTTTGTTGGGACGAGCGGGGCCTCACGCAGTAAAATTGCCCAGCCCATGCGCAG TCTCCTGACCCCGCCGAAGAGCGTCTCTGCTCTGAGCGCCCTGCGTGACGGCAGCTGGAGGGACGGCTGCTATTAA